From one Calditrichota bacterium genomic stretch:
- a CDS encoding MBL fold metallo-hydrolase, with product MRPLLCVVILTTSAVAASGQRPFEQDTIATPQGPLHITFIGHASVMFTWQERVVHVDPVTREADYATLPKADLVLITHEHRDHLDTLALRQVRKPSTVIGIPPACGEMVPEAVVLRNGEVDTLAGFLVQAVPAYNVVHKRNTGEPFHPPGRGNGYVVAFGQTRVYIAGDTEDVPEMSTLGHIDVAFLPMNLPYTMTPEMAANAARMMRPKILYPYHYGNSDVRRLVNLLRDEKEIEVRIRQMR from the coding sequence ATGCGACCACTTCTCTGTGTTGTCATTCTCACGACAAGCGCGGTTGCGGCCAGTGGGCAGCGCCCGTTTGAGCAGGATACCATTGCCACGCCGCAGGGGCCGCTGCACATCACCTTCATCGGCCACGCCTCGGTCATGTTCACGTGGCAGGAGAGGGTCGTGCATGTGGACCCGGTCACGCGCGAGGCTGACTATGCCACGCTGCCCAAGGCCGATCTCGTGCTCATCACTCACGAGCACCGTGACCACTTGGACACGTTGGCGTTGCGCCAGGTACGCAAGCCTTCCACGGTCATCGGCATTCCTCCTGCATGTGGCGAGATGGTGCCCGAGGCAGTCGTCCTCCGCAACGGCGAGGTAGACACCTTGGCTGGGTTCCTTGTGCAAGCGGTGCCTGCGTACAACGTCGTGCACAAGCGGAACACCGGCGAGCCTTTCCACCCGCCGGGTCGGGGGAATGGCTATGTGGTCGCCTTCGGTCAGACACGCGTGTACATTGCGGGCGATACCGAAGACGTTCCCGAGATGAGCACACTGGGCCACATCGATGTTGCCTTTCTGCCCATGAATCTGCCCTACACCATGACACCAGAAATGGCCGCCAACGCAGCGCGGATGATGCGGCCGAAGATCCTTTATCCTTACCATTACGGCAACTCGGATGTTCGACGGCTGGTGAACCTTCTACGTGACGAGAAGGAGATCGAGGTGCGCATCCGGCAAATGCGCTGA
- a CDS encoding MFS transporter — MSRLVRFFATGPDRPMRRDAQEIDHLYRRTRASVMVGITLGYGLSYLCRLGIAVVKKPLIDGGLVTAEQLGVIGAAFFYTYAVSRFTNGFLADHANIKRFFPAGLLLSALVNLAVGGNTAYWLFVLLWGLNGWFQGFGSVSSVVALNHWFADDERGRFYGIWSTAHALGEGLTFVATAAVVAALGWRFGFIGPGLVCIAVAVGLHLALADRPQTLGLPPVAQWRRSGKVADPASTRGRDRFKDQLRVLKMPAVWVLGLACMTMSATRYAMNSWGVLYLQEAKHYTLVKAGSMLAINTVAGIAGCVAYGFISDTLFKARRPPANLLFGLIEVGALAAIFLCPADRPLWLSAAFALYGFGLSGILAALGGLFAIDLAPRQAAGAAMGFIGVFSYLGAAFQELISGLLIHRATTVVNGVRHYDFRLATWFWIGTSVASLLLATSLWRAGRREEKGTV; from the coding sequence ATGAGCAGGTTGGTTCGCTTCTTTGCCACAGGGCCGGACAGGCCCATGCGCCGCGACGCCCAGGAGATCGACCACCTGTATCGGCGCACCCGCGCCTCGGTGATGGTCGGCATCACCCTGGGCTATGGCCTCTCGTACCTTTGCCGGCTGGGCATTGCAGTGGTCAAAAAGCCACTCATCGATGGCGGGCTTGTGACGGCAGAGCAATTGGGGGTCATTGGGGCGGCGTTTTTCTACACGTACGCGGTGAGCCGGTTCACCAATGGCTTTTTGGCGGATCACGCCAACATCAAGCGCTTCTTCCCGGCGGGACTGCTATTGTCGGCCCTGGTCAACTTGGCGGTAGGGGGTAACACTGCCTATTGGCTATTTGTCCTCCTCTGGGGGCTCAATGGTTGGTTCCAGGGCTTTGGCTCCGTCTCCTCGGTGGTAGCGCTCAACCACTGGTTCGCCGACGACGAGCGGGGCCGCTTCTACGGCATCTGGAGCACTGCTCACGCCTTGGGCGAAGGTCTGACCTTTGTGGCCACTGCGGCGGTTGTCGCGGCCCTGGGGTGGCGCTTTGGCTTCATCGGACCTGGACTGGTCTGCATAGCGGTGGCAGTAGGCCTGCACCTGGCTCTGGCGGACCGCCCGCAGACGCTCGGGTTGCCGCCTGTGGCACAATGGCGCCGGAGCGGAAAGGTTGCGGACCCGGCTTCCACCCGCGGTCGGGACCGCTTCAAAGACCAACTGCGGGTGCTGAAGATGCCAGCCGTGTGGGTGCTGGGTTTGGCCTGCATGACCATGTCTGCCACCCGCTATGCCATGAACAGCTGGGGCGTCCTCTACCTGCAGGAGGCGAAGCACTACACTTTGGTCAAAGCGGGGAGTATGTTGGCGATCAATACCGTGGCCGGCATCGCGGGCTGTGTCGCCTACGGCTTCATTTCCGATACCCTGTTCAAGGCAAGAAGACCACCGGCCAACCTGCTCTTCGGCCTCATAGAGGTAGGCGCCTTGGCGGCCATTTTCCTCTGCCCGGCAGACCGCCCACTGTGGCTCTCGGCGGCGTTTGCGCTGTACGGGTTCGGCCTCAGCGGCATCCTTGCGGCGCTCGGCGGTTTGTTCGCCATTGACCTGGCGCCCAGGCAGGCTGCGGGAGCAGCGATGGGCTTCATCGGCGTGTTTAGCTACCTCGGCGCCGCCTTCCAGGAGTTGATCAGCGGGCTGCTCATCCACCGGGCAACTACTGTGGTAAACGGTGTGCGCCATTACGATTTTCGCCTCGCAACTTGGTTTTGGATAGGGACCTCGGTGGCCTCCTTGCTGTTGGCCACCTCGCTGTGGCGGGCAGGGCGCCGGGAAGAAAAGGGCACGGTGTGA
- a CDS encoding alanine racemase: MNRDLRRPTLLLNVQRARQNIERMAAKAQRSGVRFRPHFKTHQSAHIGRWFRDYGVQAITVSSVDMAWYFARDGWRDITVAFPVNLRQLDEINRLARKVRLGLVVESTKSVWVLREQLKATADAWIKVDVGYGRTGLAWDDATRLTTLAEEIERSPNLRLRGLLTHAGHSYRARSREEIQVIHQESVARLNGARQRLQAVGFTDLELSTGDTPCCSVVDHFGAVDEVRPGNFVFYDAMQLCLGSCSEHDLAVAVACPVVARHEERNELVIWGGAVHLSKDAVTDGSRTLYGLVALPADGGWGPLVPEAYVAALSQEHGIVKAEGHFVRKVQPGDVLIIVPAHACLTVAHMRQYLTTEGKVLKTCGI, from the coding sequence GTGAACAGGGATTTGCGCCGGCCCACTTTGCTCCTCAATGTTCAACGGGCCCGGCAGAACATTGAGCGCATGGCAGCAAAAGCGCAGCGGAGCGGTGTGCGCTTCCGCCCGCATTTCAAGACACACCAATCGGCGCACATCGGCCGCTGGTTTCGGGACTATGGCGTGCAGGCCATCACCGTCTCGTCGGTGGACATGGCCTGGTATTTCGCGCGTGACGGGTGGCGCGATATCACGGTGGCCTTCCCCGTCAATCTACGTCAACTGGACGAGATCAACCGCCTGGCGCGCAAGGTTCGGCTTGGCCTGGTGGTGGAATCCACAAAGAGCGTGTGGGTGTTGCGCGAGCAATTGAAGGCCACTGCCGACGCCTGGATCAAGGTCGATGTCGGCTACGGGCGCACAGGCCTTGCCTGGGACGATGCCACGCGTCTGACCACCCTGGCCGAAGAGATCGAGCGCTCGCCGAACCTTCGCTTGCGCGGCCTCCTCACCCACGCCGGGCATTCTTATCGGGCGCGCTCCCGCGAAGAGATCCAGGTCATCCACCAGGAGAGCGTGGCCAGACTGAACGGCGCGCGCCAGCGCTTGCAGGCAGTGGGCTTCACGGATCTTGAGCTCTCCACTGGGGACACGCCCTGCTGCAGCGTGGTGGACCACTTCGGCGCCGTGGACGAGGTACGCCCCGGGAACTTTGTCTTCTACGACGCCATGCAACTGTGCCTGGGCAGCTGCAGCGAGCACGACCTGGCCGTGGCGGTGGCATGTCCGGTAGTGGCGCGACACGAGGAGCGCAACGAACTGGTGATTTGGGGAGGGGCGGTCCATCTCTCCAAGGACGCGGTGACCGACGGCTCGCGCACCCTGTATGGCCTGGTTGCCTTGCCTGCGGACGGCGGCTGGGGACCGCTGGTGCCGGAGGCCTATGTTGCCGCGCTCTCCCAGGAACATGGCATTGTCAAGGCCGAGGGCCACTTCGTGCGCAAGGTGCAGCCGGGCGACGTGCTCATCATCGTGCCGGCCCACGCCTGCCTGACCGTAGCCCACATGCGCCAGTACCTGACCACCGAGGGGAAGGTGCTAAAAACGTGTGGCATTTGA
- a CDS encoding PhzF family phenazine biosynthesis protein — MSAPVLLYIVDVFAEQRYSGNQLAVFRHAQHLSIEEMQLLAREMNFSESTFIVGESRAAESFPVRIFTPATELPFAGHPTLGTAFVIQQEVLAGERVPEVSLDLPVGRIQVRFDYGEQGPERLWMRQNPPVFGPLVGKELVQRALGLADGDLAPLPAEVVSTGLPFIIAPLANRAALSKARLTSDPKLLERLPLRAFLLFCPETRSAANHLSVRVFAHQYGVPEDPATGSANGCLAAYLVRHRYFGTGEIDIRVEQGHELGRPSLLLLRGRKEAGAIRAEVGGKVIMVAKGALVESGS, encoded by the coding sequence ATGAGTGCACCTGTGCTGCTCTACATCGTCGACGTTTTTGCCGAGCAACGTTACAGCGGCAACCAGCTGGCCGTGTTCCGTCATGCACAACACCTCAGCATAGAGGAGATGCAGCTTCTGGCGCGGGAGATGAACTTTTCCGAGAGTACCTTCATCGTTGGCGAGTCGCGGGCAGCAGAGTCTTTCCCGGTGCGCATCTTCACGCCCGCCACGGAACTCCCTTTCGCAGGGCACCCGACCCTTGGGACCGCCTTTGTGATCCAACAGGAGGTCCTTGCCGGAGAGCGCGTGCCAGAAGTGAGCCTGGACCTTCCGGTGGGCCGCATCCAGGTGCGCTTCGACTACGGCGAGCAAGGCCCCGAGCGGCTGTGGATGAGGCAGAACCCGCCGGTGTTTGGCCCATTGGTGGGAAAAGAACTGGTGCAGCGAGCCTTAGGACTTGCCGATGGCGACCTAGCCCCGTTACCGGCAGAAGTTGTTTCCACCGGTTTGCCTTTCATCATTGCCCCGTTAGCGAACCGCGCGGCGCTGAGCAAAGCGCGCCTCACTTCTGACCCGAAGTTGCTCGAACGGCTGCCGCTGAGGGCATTTCTCCTCTTCTGTCCGGAGACGCGCTCCGCTGCGAATCACCTGAGCGTGAGGGTTTTCGCTCACCAATACGGCGTGCCGGAAGACCCGGCGACCGGCAGCGCCAACGGCTGTCTGGCCGCCTATCTGGTGCGGCACCGGTACTTTGGCACGGGGGAAATCGACATAAGGGTGGAACAGGGTCATGAGCTTGGCAGGCCTTCGCTACTCCTCCTGCGCGGCCGAAAGGAAGCCGGGGCGATCAGAGCCGAGGTGGGCGGAAAGGTGATCATGGTCGCGAAGGGAGCACTCGTGGAGAGCGGTTCATGA